A single Chryseobacterium sp. DNA region contains:
- the paaA gene encoding 1,2-phenylacetyl-CoA epoxidase subunit PaaA, whose protein sequence is MDLEKFVQYVHEENKVEPKDVMPDDYRKLLVRQISQHAHSEIVGMLPEANWISRAPSLRRKMALLAKVQDEAGHGLYLYSATETLGDGSIRADRDATYDDMLEGKAKYSSIFNYPTLSWADIGAIGWLVDGAAIMNQVMLMGNSYGPYSRAMVKICKEESFHQRQGYEILMALCRGTKQQKEMAQASLNRFWWPALMMFGPNDDSSPNSKISMNYRVKRESNDSLRQRFIDVTVSQAEFLGLTIPDKDLKWNEERQHYDFGELPWDEFMEILKGNGPCNKKRIETKRKAQRENSWVKEAAAAFAEKQEKVI, encoded by the coding sequence ATGGACTTAGAAAAATTTGTTCAATACGTTCACGAAGAAAATAAAGTAGAACCAAAAGATGTAATGCCGGATGATTACAGAAAATTATTGGTTCGTCAGATTTCACAGCATGCTCATTCTGAAATTGTAGGAATGCTCCCGGAAGCCAACTGGATTTCCAGAGCCCCTTCATTGAGAAGAAAAATGGCACTTCTGGCTAAAGTTCAGGATGAAGCAGGACATGGTTTATACCTTTACTCTGCGACAGAAACTTTAGGAGATGGAAGCATCAGAGCAGACAGAGATGCTACTTATGATGATATGCTGGAAGGAAAAGCAAAATATTCGAGTATTTTCAACTATCCTACCTTAAGCTGGGCAGATATAGGAGCCATCGGTTGGCTGGTAGATGGAGCAGCTATTATGAATCAGGTAATGCTGATGGGAAATTCTTACGGTCCTTACTCAAGAGCGATGGTAAAGATCTGTAAAGAAGAATCTTTTCACCAAAGACAGGGATATGAGATTTTAATGGCCCTTTGCCGCGGTACCAAACAGCAGAAAGAAATGGCTCAGGCGTCATTAAACCGCTTCTGGTGGCCGGCTCTAATGATGTTCGGACCAAACGATGACAGCTCACCCAACTCTAAAATCTCTATGAACTATAGAGTAAAGAGAGAAAGTAACGACAGTCTTCGTCAGAGATTTATCGACGTTACCGTTTCTCAGGCTGAATTCTTAGGATTAACGATCCCAGACAAAGATTTGAAATGGAATGAGGAAAGACAGCATTACGATTTCGGAGAGCTTCCCTGGGATGAATTCATGGAAATCTTAAAAGGAAACGGACCTTGCAACAAGAAGCGTATCGAAACAAAGAGAAAAGCGCAAAGAGAAAATTCATGGGTAAAAGAGGCAGCAGCAGCTTTTGCAGAGAAGCAAGAAAAAGTAATTTAA
- the paaB gene encoding 1,2-phenylacetyl-CoA epoxidase subunit PaaB, with product MSQLDMWEVFIQTKPGLSHKHVGIVQAPTAEMALQNARDVYTRRKEGTSVWVVPSKYIVTSEGVDKEAFFDPADDKLYRHPTFYEIPNDVKNM from the coding sequence ATGAGTCAATTAGATATGTGGGAAGTGTTTATTCAAACTAAACCGGGATTATCCCACAAACACGTTGGAATTGTACAGGCACCTACAGCAGAAATGGCTTTGCAGAACGCAAGAGACGTTTATACAAGAAGAAAAGAAGGAACTTCTGTTTGGGTAGTTCCAAGTAAATATATTGTGACTTCAGAAGGGGTGGATAAAGAAGCGTTTTTCGATCCGGCTGATGACAAACTCTACCGTCACCCAACTTTCTACGAAATCCCTAACGACGTAAAAAATATGTAA
- the paaC gene encoding 1,2-phenylacetyl-CoA epoxidase subunit PaaC — MNPLYNYLLKLADDSFIMGQRLSAWCGEGPYLEEDIALTNIALDELGQANNFYVYASRVIDNGKSEDDIAFLRYEHEYLNAHWAELPNEDYAQTILKVYVLSVYQKLMYEALSNSANEELSAIAQKSLKEVRYHYTHAASWMKIFAQGTEESRERLVNAIENIWEYTKGLFAKVEGEDDLVVLNIAPNVDELYKEFVAITEKDFQDFGLEYPTHPFMQPKSRTGYHTEYFGYILCELQYMQRAYPGCTW; from the coding sequence ATGAATCCATTATATAATTATTTATTAAAACTAGCAGACGACAGTTTCATTATGGGACAGCGTTTGTCTGCGTGGTGCGGTGAAGGTCCTTACTTAGAAGAGGATATTGCATTGACCAATATTGCGTTGGATGAACTAGGTCAGGCCAATAACTTTTATGTTTACGCTTCAAGAGTTATTGACAACGGGAAAAGTGAAGATGATATCGCATTTTTAAGATACGAACACGAATACCTCAATGCACACTGGGCAGAACTTCCCAATGAAGATTATGCACAGACTATTCTTAAAGTATATGTATTGTCTGTGTATCAGAAACTGATGTATGAAGCATTATCAAATTCTGCTAATGAAGAGCTTTCAGCGATTGCCCAAAAATCTTTGAAAGAAGTAAGATATCACTATACTCATGCTGCATCGTGGATGAAAATTTTTGCTCAGGGAACAGAAGAAAGCCGTGAGCGCCTGGTAAATGCCATCGAAAATATCTGGGAATATACAAAAGGTTTATTTGCCAAAGTAGAAGGGGAAGATGATTTGGTGGTTTTAAATATTGCTCCCAATGTTGATGAATTATATAAAGAATTTGTTGCCATCACAGAGAAGGATTTTCAGGATTTTGGATTAGAATATCCAACCCATCCATTCATGCAGCCAAAATCAAGAACAGGATATCACACGGAATACTTCGGATATATCCTTTGTGAACTTCAGTATATGCAGAGAGCTTATCCGGGATGTACCTGGTAA
- the paaD gene encoding 1,2-phenylacetyl-CoA epoxidase subunit PaaD, with product MKDPLEILELVPDPEIPVINIVELGIVREAKVTSENSCEITITPTYSACPAMFTIEEDIVKIMKENGWEAKVVTKMFPIWTTDWLTDEAREKLRAYGITPPEKGADEHHIGKPKKCPRCGSEHTKQISRFGSTLCKASYQCLDCLEPFDYFKCH from the coding sequence TTGAAAGATCCTTTAGAAATATTAGAATTAGTTCCCGATCCGGAAATTCCGGTGATCAACATCGTGGAGCTGGGTATTGTGAGAGAGGCAAAAGTTACCAGTGAAAATTCTTGCGAAATAACGATTACGCCTACTTATTCTGCCTGTCCTGCCATGTTCACCATTGAGGAAGACATCGTAAAGATCATGAAAGAAAACGGCTGGGAAGCAAAAGTAGTCACCAAGATGTTTCCGATCTGGACAACGGACTGGCTGACGGATGAAGCGAGAGAGAAACTTCGTGCCTACGGAATCACACCGCCTGAAAAAGGGGCGGATGAACATCACATCGGAAAACCAAAAAAATGTCCTCGCTGCGGTTCTGAACATACCAAACAGATCAGCAGGTTCGGGTCTACTTTGTGTAAGGCATCTTACCAATGTTTAGACTGCTTAGAGCCTTTTGATTATTTTAAATGCCATTGA
- a CDS encoding enoyl-CoA hydratase-related protein produces the protein MYTQLDIETHFDGKLKIAYLNQPETMNALTKPALSDLKDFVKECSEDETVRCVAISGRGRAFCSGQNLDEAFVTGKEHHDHDIIRKIVVDYYNPLVTEVTRCKKPVIALVNGPAVGAGAMLALICDFVLANNKAYFSQAFSNIGLIPDTGGTYFLPKLLGRQLANYLAFTGKKLSAEESKSYGLVAEVFSEEDFAPKSMEILEKMANMPTAALKLTKKAFAHSYTNTLKEQLELEGDLQQEAAETEDFLEGVNAFLQKRKPNYKGK, from the coding sequence ATGTATACACAACTCGATATTGAAACACATTTCGACGGAAAGCTCAAAATCGCTTATCTTAATCAACCCGAAACGATGAATGCGCTTACAAAGCCTGCTTTATCAGATTTGAAAGACTTTGTTAAAGAATGCAGTGAAGACGAAACGGTAAGATGTGTTGCTATTTCCGGAAGAGGAAGAGCGTTTTGCTCCGGTCAGAATCTGGATGAAGCTTTCGTAACAGGAAAAGAACATCATGATCATGACATCATCAGAAAGATTGTAGTAGATTATTACAACCCTTTAGTGACAGAAGTTACCCGTTGCAAAAAACCGGTGATTGCTTTGGTAAATGGCCCTGCAGTAGGTGCCGGTGCTATGCTGGCGTTGATCTGCGACTTTGTATTGGCTAATAATAAAGCTTATTTCTCGCAGGCATTTTCAAATATCGGTTTGATTCCTGATACAGGGGGAACATATTTCTTACCGAAACTTTTAGGTAGACAATTAGCGAATTATTTAGCTTTTACAGGTAAAAAATTATCTGCTGAAGAATCTAAATCGTACGGTCTTGTAGCAGAGGTTTTCAGTGAAGAAGACTTTGCCCCGAAATCAATGGAAATTCTTGAAAAAATGGCCAATATGCCTACAGCTGCCCTTAAGCTGACAAAAAAAGCTTTTGCTCATTCCTATACCAATACATTGAAAGAACAGCTTGAACTGGAAGGTGACCTACAGCAGGAAGCAGCAGAAACAGAAGACTTCTTAGAAGGAGTAAATGCCTTTTTACAGAAAAGAAAACCTAATTATAAAGGAAAATAA
- a CDS encoding hotdog fold thioesterase, producing MNPRQVADYMFNQDYFSQWMNISMIEVRENYCLIEMPIKKDMINGLKTVHGGVTFAFADSALAFSSNNTGDAAVALNCIINFTKAGKEGDIFRAESMLVNDTRKTAVYDIKITNQNNELIAKFVGTVYKIGKKVTEL from the coding sequence ATGAATCCAAGACAGGTAGCAGATTATATGTTCAATCAGGATTATTTTTCCCAGTGGATGAATATCAGCATGATTGAGGTGAGAGAAAATTATTGTTTAATAGAAATGCCCATTAAAAAGGATATGATAAATGGGCTTAAAACTGTTCACGGAGGAGTAACGTTTGCCTTTGCAGATTCAGCGCTGGCATTTTCTTCTAATAACACGGGAGATGCCGCTGTAGCCTTAAACTGTATCATTAATTTTACCAAAGCAGGAAAAGAAGGTGATATTTTCAGAGCAGAAAGTATGTTGGTGAATGATACCAGAAAAACAGCTGTTTATGACATTAAAATTACCAATCAGAACAATGAACTGATTGCCAAATTTGTGGGGACAGTATATAAAATCGGAAAAAAAGTAACAGAACTATAA
- the pcaF gene encoding 3-oxoadipyl-CoA thiolase, which produces MNNVYIIDYVRTPISKLQGGLSEVRADDLAAIVIKEVVARNPEVPVEEIEDVIFGCANQAGEDNRNVARMALLLAGLPYKIGGETVNRLCASGMSAVANAFRSIAAGEGEIYIAGGVEHMTRSPYVMSKPGAAFGRDSQMFDTTFGWRFINPKMKEMYGVDGMGETAENLADIHQISREDQDKFALWSQQKATKAQESGRLAEEIVKVEIPQRKGDPVVFAKDEFIKPTTSMEGLGKLRPAFRKEGTVTAGNASGMNDGAAALILASEEAVKKYGLQPKARILGSAVAGVEPRIMGIGPVEATQKLLKRLNLSLEDMDIIELNEAFAAQALAVTRSLGLKDDDARINPNGGAIAIGHPLGVSGARIIGSAALELHKQDKKYALCTLCIGVGQGYAMVIEKI; this is translated from the coding sequence ATGAACAACGTATACATCATAGATTATGTCAGAACTCCCATCTCAAAATTGCAGGGAGGATTATCAGAAGTAAGAGCAGATGATCTTGCTGCTATTGTTATCAAAGAAGTCGTAGCAAGAAATCCTGAAGTTCCTGTTGAGGAAATTGAAGACGTGATTTTCGGATGTGCCAATCAGGCAGGTGAAGATAACAGAAATGTAGCAAGAATGGCTCTGTTGTTGGCTGGACTTCCTTACAAAATAGGAGGGGAAACGGTGAACAGGCTTTGTGCTTCAGGAATGTCTGCGGTTGCCAATGCATTCCGTTCCATTGCTGCCGGAGAAGGAGAAATTTATATTGCAGGAGGAGTAGAGCACATGACACGCTCTCCGTATGTAATGTCTAAGCCGGGTGCAGCTTTCGGAAGAGACAGCCAGATGTTTGATACTACTTTCGGATGGCGTTTCATCAACCCTAAAATGAAAGAAATGTATGGTGTTGACGGAATGGGGGAAACCGCGGAAAACTTAGCAGATATCCACCAGATCAGCAGAGAAGATCAGGATAAATTTGCCCTTTGGTCTCAGCAGAAAGCGACCAAAGCTCAGGAAAGCGGCAGATTGGCTGAAGAAATTGTAAAAGTTGAAATTCCACAGAGAAAAGGAGATCCTGTTGTTTTTGCAAAAGATGAATTCATTAAACCTACCACTTCCATGGAAGGACTAGGAAAACTTCGTCCTGCTTTCAGAAAAGAAGGAACGGTAACTGCCGGGAATGCTTCAGGAATGAATGACGGAGCAGCAGCACTTATCTTGGCAAGTGAAGAAGCTGTGAAGAAATATGGTTTACAACCTAAAGCCAGAATTTTAGGATCTGCTGTAGCGGGTGTTGAGCCAAGAATCATGGGAATTGGTCCAGTGGAAGCTACTCAGAAGCTGTTGAAAAGATTAAACCTTTCTTTAGAAGATATGGACATCATTGAGTTGAACGAAGCATTTGCAGCGCAGGCGCTTGCAGTAACCAGAAGCTTAGGTTTAAAAGATGATGACGCAAGAATAAACCCGAACGGAGGCGCTATTGCGATCGGCCACCCACTGGGAGTTTCAGGAGCTAGAATTATTGGTTCTGCTGCATTGGAACTTCACAAGCAGGATAAAAAATATGCCTTGTGTACCCTTTGTATCGGCGTCGGTCAGGGATATGCAATGGTAATTGAAAAAATATAA
- a CDS encoding transferase hexapeptide repeat family protein, with product MNIYSYHGIRPIIKPSAYIHPQAVIIGNVEIGEEVYIGPNAVIRGDWGKIIIKDGANVQENCTLHVFPNIQTILEESAHIGHGAIIHSGHIGKNCLIGMNSVVMDKAYIGDESIVGALAFVPANFRCEPRKLVVGSPAKIIRDVSDEMIHWKTEGTKLYQELAREGKEAILPCEPFTEYVQQIPTKIVDYSIWDDIK from the coding sequence ATGAACATCTACTCATACCATGGTATCCGTCCCATTATAAAGCCCTCTGCCTACATTCATCCTCAGGCGGTAATTATAGGGAATGTGGAAATCGGTGAAGAAGTGTATATTGGTCCGAATGCGGTTATCCGTGGTGACTGGGGAAAAATTATCATTAAAGACGGAGCGAATGTACAGGAAAACTGTACCCTTCACGTTTTCCCGAATATACAAACCATTTTGGAAGAATCTGCACACATTGGGCATGGTGCGATCATTCATTCAGGACACATCGGGAAAAACTGTCTGATCGGAATGAATTCCGTTGTGATGGACAAAGCCTATATCGGTGATGAAAGTATCGTCGGAGCATTGGCTTTTGTGCCAGCCAATTTCAGATGTGAACCAAGAAAACTGGTTGTAGGAAGCCCTGCAAAAATTATCCGTGACGTTTCTGACGAAATGATTCATTGGAAAACAGAAGGAACAAAATTGTATCAGGAACTGGCAAGAGAAGGCAAGGAAGCTATTCTGCCTTGTGAGCCGTTTACCGAATATGTTCAGCAGATCCCAACCAAAATTGTGGATTACAGCATCTGGGATGATATAAAATAA
- a CDS encoding transposase produces MVNNTERFECGYVYHIYSHAVGKDLIFREDENYQYFLNKLLKYIIPVADIYAYCLLPNHFHLLLRFKDVNENEHKYLMKPFSNLLNAYAKAYNKRYNRKGALFLDFLKRKKLIMKSI; encoded by the coding sequence ATGGTTAATAATACAGAAAGATTTGAGTGCGGATATGTCTATCACATATATTCTCATGCTGTTGGAAAAGATTTAATTTTCCGTGAAGATGAAAACTATCAGTATTTTTTGAATAAATTATTAAAATATATTATTCCTGTTGCTGATATTTACGCTTACTGTTTATTACCTAACCATTTCCATTTACTGCTGAGATTTAAAGACGTGAATGAAAATGAACATAAGTATCTAATGAAGCCATTTAGTAATTTATTGAATGCTTATGCTAAAGCTTATAATAAAAGATACAATAGGAAAGGTGCACTTTTTCTTGATTTTTTGAAACGTAAAAAGTTAATCATGAAAAGTATTTGA
- a CDS encoding alpha/beta hydrolase-fold protein: MIKKIALVCSIMFAVGCTLTAQTVTTKPLTIGEVRTIKSKTLNEDRTLNIYLPQGYDNTKSYPVIYLLDGSMNEDFIHVTGLVQFFNQMYSMPETIVVGIANVDRKRDFTFHTDLKDLQKDYPTTGHSDKFITFLEKELKPYVESQFKTTDKYLFGQSLGGLLATEILLKKPEMFNNYFIISPSLWWDDESLLKQAGQLLAKSPDTKKYVYVSVGKGEHPVMIKDAETFYDILKKANKKNWTLEYKMMETDNHATILHRSLYEGLVKLFPYQEAK; this comes from the coding sequence ATGATTAAAAAAATTGCACTAGTATGCAGCATAATGTTTGCGGTAGGTTGTACACTGACAGCGCAGACTGTTACTACAAAACCGCTTACAATAGGAGAAGTGAGGACGATTAAATCCAAAACCTTAAATGAAGACAGAACGTTGAATATTTATCTTCCACAGGGATATGATAACACTAAATCCTATCCGGTGATCTATCTGCTGGATGGAAGCATGAATGAAGACTTTATTCACGTGACGGGATTAGTACAGTTCTTTAATCAAATGTATTCCATGCCGGAAACGATTGTGGTGGGAATCGCTAATGTAGACAGAAAAAGGGATTTTACCTTTCATACGGATTTAAAAGACTTGCAAAAAGACTATCCTACAACAGGACATTCTGACAAGTTTATAACGTTCCTTGAAAAAGAATTAAAACCTTATGTTGAAAGCCAGTTTAAAACGACGGACAAATATCTGTTCGGACAGTCATTAGGTGGGCTTTTAGCAACAGAAATCCTTTTGAAAAAACCGGAAATGTTTAACAATTATTTTATCATTAGCCCAAGTTTGTGGTGGGATGATGAAAGTCTTTTAAAACAGGCTGGTCAACTGCTTGCAAAGTCTCCCGATACCAAAAAATATGTCTACGTTTCTGTGGGAAAAGGAGAGCATCCTGTTATGATTAAAGATGCTGAAACGTTCTATGATATTCTTAAAAAGGCAAATAAGAAAAACTGGACCCTTGAGTATAAAATGATGGAAACGGACAACCATGCAACCATTCTTCACAGAAGTTTGTATGAAGGGCTGGTGAAACTGTTCCCATATCAGGAAGCGAAGTAA
- the paaZ gene encoding phenylacetic acid degradation bifunctional protein PaaZ, translating to MEKLKNYIYGEWVEGTGNGIPLYNAVTGEQVAVSDTEGLNFEQALDYGRTVGYKNLSSMTFYDRGEMLKKVALYLLERKKKYYELSYKTGATHVDSWVDIEGGFGTFFTYSGLAKRMLPNTPFWVDGDTQKISANGTHLGTHILTPSEGVSVQINAYNFPVWGMLEKLSTSLLAGVPSIVKPSPFGSYLTNVVFQDMVESGVLPEGAVQLVCGEPGNILDYVQDGDSVLFTGSAHTGRKLKSLPSVAGNAVRFNMEADSLNCSILGLEAKPGTPEFDLFIKEVRNEMTTKAGQKCTAIRRIIVPEHLIGDVQNALSKALDQTKIGNPLSRETRMGSLVGRQQYEEVLRKVNILKTETELVYDGKHELVDADYEKGAFMSPKLFLNDKPFEKNISHDVEAFGPVSTLMPYKDAEEAAALAKRGKGSLVGSIVSHDENFIAETSWKMASQHGRIFVLNRDNAKESTGHGSPLPTLMHGGPGRAGGGEEMGGLSGLHFFLQKTAIQGSPDVLKAITKIYQQGAEKKFSDKHPFQKYFEEVEVGDSLETAGRTVTDADIVNFSNVSWDHFYAHTDATSLTGTIFDKTVAHGYFILSAAAGLFVSGKKGPVIANYGLEECSFFKPVYAGDTITVYLTAKEKINRGVKGRNIPSGVVKWLVEVVNQRDEVVCVATILTLVAKQSPFIDLTVKNVQKILNGLTENTPAQWGKMTPQQMIEHLEHGVLVSLGEPEADQCFTPEEQLEKWQDSLYNHRKMPKDFMAPFLSQDGSLPEPAHKNLEAAKQSFIDALKKFVIYYKENPQAEHMNFVFGKLNKEMWELMHKKHFTHHFEQFGLI from the coding sequence ATGGAAAAATTAAAAAACTATATCTACGGAGAATGGGTAGAAGGTACCGGAAACGGAATTCCTTTGTACAATGCCGTTACAGGTGAGCAGGTAGCTGTTTCTGATACCGAAGGGCTTAATTTTGAACAGGCTCTTGATTACGGAAGAACGGTAGGATATAAAAACCTTTCTTCAATGACTTTCTACGACCGTGGGGAAATGCTGAAAAAAGTGGCACTTTACCTGCTGGAGAGAAAGAAAAAATACTACGAATTATCATACAAAACAGGAGCTACACATGTTGATTCCTGGGTGGATATTGAAGGAGGTTTCGGAACGTTCTTTACCTACTCCGGATTAGCAAAGAGAATGCTTCCCAATACTCCGTTTTGGGTAGATGGAGATACTCAGAAAATCTCAGCAAACGGAACGCATCTGGGGACTCATATCCTGACGCCCAGCGAAGGTGTTTCCGTACAGATCAACGCCTACAACTTTCCGGTATGGGGAATGCTGGAAAAACTTTCCACTTCATTATTGGCAGGAGTTCCTTCAATTGTGAAGCCGTCTCCGTTTGGTTCTTATTTAACCAATGTTGTTTTCCAGGATATGGTTGAAAGCGGAGTACTGCCTGAAGGTGCCGTTCAGTTGGTCTGCGGAGAGCCTGGGAATATTTTAGATTATGTACAGGATGGAGATTCTGTATTATTTACAGGTTCTGCTCATACCGGAAGAAAATTAAAATCACTTCCTTCCGTTGCCGGAAATGCTGTTCGTTTCAACATGGAAGCCGATTCATTGAACTGTTCTATCTTAGGACTGGAAGCAAAACCCGGAACTCCTGAATTTGATTTATTCATTAAAGAAGTCCGTAATGAAATGACTACGAAAGCAGGTCAGAAATGTACGGCGATCAGAAGGATTATTGTTCCCGAACATTTAATCGGCGATGTTCAGAATGCTTTATCTAAAGCGCTGGACCAGACGAAAATCGGAAACCCTTTGAGCAGAGAAACAAGAATGGGCTCTTTGGTAGGAAGACAGCAGTACGAAGAAGTGCTGAGAAAAGTAAATATATTAAAAACAGAAACGGAACTTGTTTATGACGGAAAGCATGAGCTTGTGGATGCTGACTATGAAAAAGGAGCCTTCATGAGTCCGAAGCTGTTCCTGAATGATAAACCTTTCGAAAAAAATATCTCTCATGATGTGGAAGCTTTCGGACCTGTATCTACATTAATGCCCTATAAAGATGCTGAAGAGGCAGCAGCACTGGCAAAGAGAGGCAAAGGAAGTTTGGTGGGATCTATTGTTTCTCATGATGAAAACTTTATTGCCGAAACTTCATGGAAAATGGCTTCCCAGCACGGAAGAATTTTTGTGCTGAACAGAGATAATGCGAAGGAAAGCACAGGACATGGCTCTCCGCTTCCGACATTGATGCACGGAGGACCCGGCAGGGCAGGCGGTGGTGAAGAAATGGGTGGCTTAAGCGGTCTTCATTTCTTCTTACAGAAAACAGCCATTCAGGGATCTCCGGATGTATTGAAGGCGATTACCAAAATTTACCAGCAGGGGGCAGAGAAAAAATTCTCAGATAAACACCCTTTCCAGAAATACTTTGAGGAAGTTGAAGTTGGAGATTCTTTGGAAACAGCAGGAAGAACCGTTACCGATGCTGATATCGTCAACTTCTCCAATGTTTCATGGGATCACTTCTATGCCCATACTGATGCTACAAGTTTAACAGGAACAATCTTTGACAAAACTGTAGCTCACGGATATTTTATCCTTTCTGCAGCAGCAGGATTATTTGTTTCCGGAAAAAAAGGACCGGTTATTGCCAACTACGGATTAGAAGAATGCAGTTTCTTCAAACCTGTATATGCCGGAGATACCATTACGGTATATCTGACAGCCAAAGAAAAAATCAACAGAGGCGTAAAAGGAAGAAACATTCCTTCAGGGGTTGTAAAATGGCTGGTTGAAGTCGTGAATCAAAGGGATGAGGTCGTTTGTGTTGCTACCATTTTAACATTGGTCGCAAAGCAGTCTCCTTTCATTGACCTTACGGTAAAAAATGTTCAGAAAATATTGAACGGCTTAACTGAGAATACACCGGCACAATGGGGTAAAATGACTCCACAGCAGATGATCGAACATCTGGAACACGGAGTGTTGGTAAGTTTGGGAGAGCCGGAGGCAGACCAATGCTTCACTCCGGAAGAACAGCTTGAAAAATGGCAGGATTCATTGTATAACCACAGAAAAATGCCGAAAGACTTCATGGCTCCGTTCTTATCTCAGGACGGTTCACTGCCTGAACCTGCCCATAAGAATCTGGAAGCTGCAAAACAGTCATTTATTGACGCTCTGAAGAAATTTGTCATCTATTACAAAGAAAATCCTCAGGCAGAACATATGAATTTTGTATTCGGAAAACTGAATAAGGAAATGTGGGAACTGATGCATAAAAAACATTTTACCCATCATTTTGAACAATTTGGACTGATATAA
- a CDS encoding SMI1/KNR4 family protein — translation MELKFFKDFDFTDFWSENTYSIRDYEEPYPDDEMIASIEEELGYKLPASYIELMRLHNGGLVNRGFFPTAESTSWAEDHIAIEGIMGIGREKTYSIGGELGSRFMMEEWGYPNDGVYICDCPSAGHDMVLLDYSKCGKEGEPEVVHVDQENDYKKTFLAKDFETFIKGLKEEEDFDDV, via the coding sequence ATGGAATTAAAATTTTTCAAAGACTTTGACTTTACGGATTTCTGGAGTGAGAATACATACTCCATTAGAGATTATGAAGAACCCTATCCCGACGATGAAATGATTGCTTCTATTGAAGAAGAACTGGGATACAAACTGCCTGCTTCTTATATCGAACTGATGAGACTGCATAACGGAGGTCTGGTCAACAGAGGCTTTTTTCCGACAGCAGAAAGCACTTCATGGGCAGAAGATCATATAGCAATTGAAGGAATTATGGGAATCGGAAGAGAGAAAACGTATTCTATTGGCGGAGAACTCGGAAGCAGGTTTATGATGGAAGAATGGGGCTACCCGAATGATGGGGTTTATATCTGTGACTGCCCTTCTGCAGGTCATGATATGGTTTTACTTGATTATTCAAAATGTGGAAAAGAGGGGGAGCCTGAAGTGGTACACGTTGACCAGGAAAATGATTATAAAAAAACTTTTCTGGCCAAAGATTTTGAAACATTCATTAAAGGATTAAAAGAAGAGGAAGATTTTGATGATGTATAA
- a CDS encoding DUF4241 domain-containing protein produces MNESWMQKWEEVKDVLVSPVDIETYFTSDEIMDQKMEVMEIGDVSLPSGKIIVRDPLVFLNAREQPYFAEVPKGNFPVKIAVVQSEAWGDRYAAVKVEFTKEKPVVYREALMGIENLEDLNEGDYFGFAVDAGLGCITDPEVVPYVDQFIAERNVENIYDDYFAELFAKSYKENPKNQRDLGDWINWTVPNTDYQIPIFASGLGDGTYPVYFAYDAQGKICGLYIQFIDIELALSEEDEDEEDNEYPGPPDNFVFLK; encoded by the coding sequence ATGAACGAAAGCTGGATGCAAAAATGGGAAGAGGTAAAGGATGTTCTTGTATCTCCCGTGGATATTGAAACGTATTTTACTTCAGATGAAATTATGGATCAGAAGATGGAAGTGATGGAAATAGGAGATGTATCTCTGCCATCCGGAAAAATAATCGTAAGAGATCCTTTGGTATTCCTCAATGCGCGGGAGCAACCCTATTTCGCCGAAGTACCTAAAGGAAATTTCCCTGTAAAGATTGCCGTCGTACAATCAGAAGCATGGGGAGATCGTTACGCTGCCGTAAAAGTAGAATTTACCAAAGAAAAACCTGTTGTGTATAGAGAAGCATTAATGGGCATTGAAAATCTTGAAGACCTTAATGAAGGAGATTATTTCGGATTTGCAGTAGATGCAGGATTGGGATGTATTACCGATCCGGAAGTTGTACCTTATGTGGATCAATTTATTGCAGAACGTAATGTGGAGAATATCTATGATGATTATTTCGCTGAGCTGTTTGCAAAAAGCTATAAAGAAAATCCAAAAAACCAGAGAGATCTGGGGGATTGGATCAACTGGACGGTACCCAATACAGACTATCAGATTCCGATATTCGCAAGCGGACTGGGAGATGGAACGTATCCTGTTTACTTTGCTTATGATGCACAGGGGAAAATCTGTGGTCTTTATATCCAATTTATTGATATTGAATTGGCATTATCTGAAGAAGATGAAGACGAAGAGGATAATGAATATCCGGGGCCGCCTGATAATTTTGTTTTTTTGAAGTAA